Proteins co-encoded in one Hymenobacter swuensis DY53 genomic window:
- a CDS encoding zinc metallopeptidase — MNPAYIIVLLTMLASWLIQRRLQSKFEQYSRVGLSNGLSGRQIAELMLADHGITDVRVISTEGRLTDHYNPADKTVNLSEAVYEERSAAAAAVAAHECGHAVQHATAYSALQFRSAMVPALSAVSKFMPILLFLGVIMLRTTPLPLGIGVAFFALTTLFSFVTLPVEFDASKRALAWMDKRNVVTPQEHVMAKDALWWAAMTYVVAALGSLATLFYYATLLMGRRRD; from the coding sequence ATGAATCCGGCCTATATCATCGTCTTGCTGACGATGCTGGCCAGTTGGCTGATCCAGCGCCGTTTGCAAAGCAAGTTTGAGCAGTACTCCCGGGTAGGACTGAGCAACGGCCTGTCGGGCCGCCAGATTGCGGAGCTGATGCTGGCCGACCACGGCATCACCGATGTGCGCGTTATCAGTACCGAGGGCCGCCTCACCGACCACTACAACCCGGCCGATAAAACCGTAAACTTGAGCGAGGCGGTGTACGAGGAGCGAAGTGCGGCCGCCGCTGCCGTAGCCGCCCACGAGTGCGGCCATGCCGTGCAGCATGCCACCGCCTACAGTGCTCTGCAGTTCCGCTCGGCTATGGTGCCGGCTTTAAGCGCAGTGTCGAAGTTTATGCCCATCCTGCTGTTCTTGGGCGTGATAATGCTGCGTACCACGCCGTTACCGCTTGGCATCGGCGTTGCGTTTTTCGCCCTGACCACCCTCTTCAGCTTTGTGACGCTGCCAGTGGAATTTGATGCCTCCAAACGCGCCCTGGCCTGGATGGACAAGCGCAACGTAGTAACTCCACAGGAACACGTCATGGCAAAAGACGCCCTCTGGTGGGCCGCCATGACCTACGTGGTAGCCGCTCTGGGCTCCTTGGCTACTCTGTTTTATTACGCCACCCTGCTCATGGGTCGCCGCCGTGACTAG
- a CDS encoding acyl-CoA dehydrogenase family protein — translation MDFQLTEEQLAVQAAAREFAQTELWAGVIERDEHQKFPAEQIKKMGELGFMGMMVSPEYGGGGMDTVSYVLAMEEISKVDASCSVIMSVNNSLVCWGLEKYGTEEQKRKYLPRLTSGEIIGAFALSEPEAGSDATSQRTTAEDKGDYYLLNGTKNWITNGTTASVYLVIAQTNPELKHRGINVLIVEKGMEGFQTAPKENKLGIRGSDTCSLLFTDVKVPKENRIGEDGFGFKFAMQVLAGGRIGIAAQALGIASGAYELSLKYSKERKAFGVPISQHQAIQFKLADMATNIDAARLLCLQSAHDKDAHQDYAKSGAMAKLFASKVAMDTAVEAVQIHGGYGFVKEYHVERMMRDAKITQIYEGTSEIQKIVISREILK, via the coding sequence ATGGACTTTCAGCTCACCGAAGAACAACTGGCCGTGCAGGCCGCAGCCCGCGAATTCGCACAGACCGAACTGTGGGCCGGCGTGATTGAGCGCGACGAACACCAGAAGTTTCCTGCCGAGCAAATCAAGAAGATGGGCGAGCTGGGCTTCATGGGCATGATGGTAAGCCCCGAGTACGGCGGCGGCGGCATGGATACAGTGAGCTACGTATTGGCCATGGAGGAAATCAGCAAAGTGGATGCCTCCTGCTCCGTTATTATGTCGGTGAATAACTCACTGGTATGCTGGGGCTTGGAGAAGTATGGCACCGAGGAGCAGAAGCGCAAGTATCTGCCCCGCCTGACCTCCGGCGAAATCATCGGGGCTTTTGCCCTCTCGGAGCCCGAAGCCGGTTCGGATGCCACCAGCCAGCGCACCACCGCCGAAGACAAAGGCGACTATTACCTGCTGAACGGTACCAAAAACTGGATTACTAACGGCACCACGGCTTCCGTGTACCTGGTTATTGCCCAGACCAATCCTGAGCTGAAGCACCGCGGCATCAACGTGCTGATTGTGGAGAAGGGCATGGAAGGCTTCCAGACGGCCCCCAAAGAAAACAAGCTCGGTATCCGTGGCTCCGATACCTGCTCGTTGTTGTTCACCGACGTGAAAGTGCCCAAGGAAAACCGCATCGGCGAAGACGGCTTCGGCTTCAAGTTCGCCATGCAGGTGCTGGCCGGCGGCCGGATTGGTATTGCCGCGCAGGCGCTGGGCATTGCCTCGGGTGCGTATGAGTTGTCGTTGAAGTATTCCAAAGAGCGTAAGGCCTTCGGCGTGCCGATTTCGCAGCATCAGGCTATCCAATTCAAGCTGGCCGATATGGCCACGAACATCGACGCCGCGCGGTTGCTATGCTTGCAGTCGGCCCACGATAAAGACGCCCATCAGGATTATGCCAAGTCGGGAGCCATGGCCAAGCTGTTCGCTTCGAAGGTGGCTATGGACACGGCCGTGGAGGCGGTGCAAATCCACGGGGGCTACGGTTTCGTGAAGGAATACCACGTGGAGCGCATGATGCGCGACGCCAAAATCACCCAGATTTACGAGGGAACTTCCGAGATTCAGAAAATTGTAATCTCGCGGGAAATCCTCAAGTAA
- the rfaE2 gene encoding D-glycero-beta-D-manno-heptose 1-phosphate adenylyltransferase, protein MMWTKDKILSQAKLLPVVAGWQAAGEKVVFTNGCFDLLHLGHVDYLEKARHLGNRLVVGLNTDASVSCLKPGRPLQDEVSRARVLASLLFVDAVVLFGEQTPLTLIEAVRPDILVKGDDYQLSGIVGHEVVLQNGGQVLTVPLVVGYSTTRIVERILQSSQGLV, encoded by the coding sequence ATGATGTGGACGAAAGATAAAATCCTGAGCCAAGCTAAGCTGCTGCCGGTGGTAGCAGGCTGGCAGGCGGCCGGCGAAAAGGTGGTGTTCACCAATGGCTGTTTCGACTTGCTGCACCTGGGCCATGTGGATTACCTCGAGAAAGCCCGGCACCTGGGTAACCGACTGGTGGTAGGCCTGAATACGGACGCCTCGGTGAGCTGCCTCAAGCCCGGCCGTCCGCTCCAAGACGAAGTGTCACGGGCGCGGGTGCTGGCCTCACTTTTGTTTGTGGATGCAGTAGTGCTCTTCGGCGAGCAAACTCCGCTGACGTTGATTGAAGCCGTCCGGCCCGACATTCTGGTGAAAGGCGACGATTATCAGCTTAGCGGAATTGTGGGCCACGAGGTAGTGTTACAGAACGGCGGGCAGGTGCTGACTGTACCCCTGGTAGTCGGCTACAGCACTACCCGCATCGTCGAGCGTATTTTACAGAGTTCCCAGGGGCTCGTTTGA
- a CDS encoding glycogen/starch synthase: MSKLRILYAATEINPFLQTTKVAEFLRRLPQGMQEMGMEIRIFVPRFGIINERKNRLHEVVRLSGINIAVGEDEKPLIIKVASIPNAKLQVYFIDNEDYFHRKSVLVDKNDKFHSDNDERAIFFCKGVLETVKKLGWSPDIVHCNDWMTGLIPMYLKTTYKKDPIFKDAKSVFTIYNNEFDFKFEGDIVEKAKMLDIEDEMLASLKTADFGGFIKVGMEYADTVVKSDEDFSENLKTLFAEYSTNKQIEQVGADDNLLTSYYALYNELAN; this comes from the coding sequence ATGTCCAAGTTGAGAATACTCTACGCTGCCACGGAAATCAACCCGTTTTTGCAGACCACCAAGGTAGCGGAGTTTTTGCGGCGCCTGCCGCAGGGAATGCAGGAAATGGGGATGGAAATCCGCATTTTTGTACCCCGGTTCGGCATTATTAATGAGCGTAAAAACCGCCTGCATGAAGTAGTGCGTCTGTCGGGAATCAATATTGCGGTGGGCGAAGATGAGAAGCCGCTTATCATTAAGGTAGCTTCCATTCCGAATGCGAAGTTGCAAGTTTACTTCATCGACAACGAAGATTACTTCCACCGCAAGTCGGTGCTGGTAGATAAGAACGATAAGTTTCACTCTGACAACGACGAGCGGGCTATCTTCTTTTGCAAAGGGGTACTGGAAACGGTGAAGAAACTCGGCTGGTCGCCGGATATCGTACATTGCAACGACTGGATGACCGGCCTTATTCCCATGTATTTGAAAACGACCTATAAAAAGGACCCGATTTTCAAGGACGCCAAATCGGTCTTTACTATCTACAACAACGAGTTCGACTTCAAATTTGAGGGCGATATTGTAGAGAAGGCTAAGATGCTGGACATTGAGGACGAAATGCTGGCTTCGCTGAAAACCGCCGACTTCGGCGGTTTCATCAAAGTAGGTATGGAATATGCCGATACAGTGGTGAAATCCGACGAGGATTTTAGCGAAAACCTGAAGACTCTGTTTGCAGAGTATTCAACCAACAAACAAATTGAGCAGGTAGGCGCCGACGACAATCTGCTGACTTCTTACTACGCACTCTATAATGAATTGGCCAACTAG
- the glmS gene encoding glutamine--fructose-6-phosphate transaminase (isomerizing), giving the protein MCGIVAYIGHREACPIIIKGLRRLEYRGYDSAGVALLNGQLTVYKKKGKVADLEAFIGEQDTHAHIGMGHTRWATHGEPNDVNAHPHYSTSERIAIIHNGIIENYAALKQHLQQQGHVFHSDTDTEVFVNLIEEIQKQNSCTLEEAVRLALHEVVGAYAIVVLSKDNPGQLIAARKGSPLVIGVGEGEFFLASDATPIIEYTNEVVYVNDYELAIIRDGKLEIRSREDVVQTPYIQTLELELDRIEKGGYEHFMLKEIFEQPRSILDSMRGRLELEAGHLNMGGVRAYERKFVNADRILIVACGTSWHAGLVAEYLLEDLARIPVEVEYASEFRYRNPVITERDIVIAISQSGETADTLAAIELAKSRGATIFGICNVVGSSIARATDAGAYTHAGPEIGVASTKAFTAQVTVLTLLAMIVGHKRGTLSDTRLRELMVELSTIPAKVEKALLLNDQIEKIAETFKDVPNFLYLGRGYNFPVALEGALKLKEISYIHAEGYPAAEMKHGPIALIDENMPVVVIATKDSSYEKVVSNIQEVKARKGRIIAVVTEGDDVIPAMAEFTIEVPATSDVLMPLVSVVPLQLLSYHIAVLRGCNVDQPRNLAKSVTVE; this is encoded by the coding sequence ATGTGCGGAATTGTCGCTTACATTGGGCACCGTGAGGCTTGCCCCATTATCATCAAAGGCCTGCGCCGTCTGGAATACCGGGGCTACGACTCGGCCGGGGTTGCCCTGTTGAACGGGCAGCTTACCGTTTACAAGAAGAAAGGCAAAGTAGCCGACCTTGAAGCCTTCATCGGTGAGCAGGACACCCACGCTCACATTGGCATGGGCCACACCCGCTGGGCCACCCACGGTGAGCCGAACGACGTGAATGCGCACCCGCATTACTCCACTTCGGAGCGCATTGCCATCATTCACAACGGCATCATCGAGAACTACGCCGCTTTGAAGCAGCATTTGCAGCAGCAGGGTCACGTATTTCACTCCGATACGGACACGGAGGTTTTCGTGAATCTGATTGAGGAAATCCAGAAGCAGAACAGCTGCACGCTGGAGGAAGCTGTACGTTTGGCTCTGCACGAAGTAGTAGGAGCCTACGCTATTGTAGTACTCAGCAAAGACAATCCCGGTCAGCTAATTGCGGCCCGCAAGGGTTCCCCGCTGGTAATCGGGGTAGGTGAAGGCGAGTTCTTCCTGGCGTCCGATGCGACACCCATCATTGAGTACACCAACGAAGTAGTGTATGTAAATGACTACGAGCTGGCCATTATCCGGGACGGGAAGCTGGAAATCCGCTCCCGCGAAGATGTAGTACAGACGCCCTACATCCAGACACTGGAGCTGGAGCTGGACCGCATCGAGAAAGGTGGCTACGAGCACTTCATGCTGAAGGAGATTTTCGAGCAGCCCCGCTCGATTCTCGACTCCATGCGTGGTCGTCTGGAGCTGGAAGCCGGCCACCTAAACATGGGCGGCGTGCGCGCTTACGAGCGGAAGTTCGTGAATGCCGACCGCATCTTGATTGTGGCCTGTGGTACCAGCTGGCACGCCGGCCTCGTGGCCGAGTACCTATTGGAAGACTTGGCCCGCATTCCAGTGGAAGTGGAGTATGCCTCGGAGTTCCGCTACCGCAACCCTGTAATTACGGAGCGCGACATCGTCATTGCCATTTCGCAATCAGGTGAAACGGCCGATACGCTGGCAGCTATTGAGCTGGCCAAGAGCCGGGGCGCGACCATCTTCGGTATCTGCAACGTGGTGGGCAGCAGCATTGCCCGCGCCACCGATGCCGGCGCGTACACCCATGCCGGCCCCGAAATCGGGGTAGCTTCTACCAAAGCCTTTACGGCCCAGGTAACCGTACTAACACTGCTGGCCATGATTGTGGGCCACAAGCGTGGTACCCTCTCCGACACCCGCCTGCGGGAGTTGATGGTGGAGCTAAGCACGATTCCCGCGAAAGTGGAGAAGGCGCTGCTGCTTAACGACCAGATCGAGAAGATTGCCGAAACGTTCAAGGACGTGCCGAACTTCCTGTACCTGGGCCGGGGCTACAACTTCCCCGTGGCCCTGGAAGGCGCACTGAAGCTGAAGGAAATCAGCTACATCCACGCCGAAGGCTACCCAGCCGCCGAAATGAAGCATGGCCCCATTGCCCTCATCGATGAGAACATGCCCGTGGTGGTGATTGCCACCAAGGATAGCTCGTACGAGAAGGTGGTGAGCAACATTCAGGAAGTAAAGGCCCGGAAAGGCCGCATCATTGCGGTAGTAACGGAAGGCGACGACGTGATTCCGGCCATGGCCGAATTCACCATCGAAGTGCCCGCTACCAGCGACGTGCTGATGCCGCTGGTATCGGTAGTGCCTCTGCAGCTGCTGAGCTACCACATTGCCGTGCTACGCGGCTGCAACGTGGACCAGCCCCGCAACCTGGCCAAATCGGTAACGGTTGAATAA
- a CDS encoding DUF4270 family protein, which produces MNWPTSASRLASVSLFAVSLLGFATGCEKASDLGLELPGTSPITASYLDLPVTASTVRQQPVETVKADHILVGRVRDSFVGTTAASGFLNLLVISSDTVPSTFTALRLDSAVISLPFDQIYGSAAQPLRLDLKDLQQPLDERAVYNSASTVATGTSLLTNFEAPLNRNRLVKQRVASGNSGDTTTTVTTALVPDRVVRIRMQKYPATATLANSVFAALKDGTPSQSKLDAVWKGLALQPSAGHLGSIAGFTSNTSANVSFYYTGTSTTGKVRTRQYRLLLAHGLSSVPGKYFTQVNTDLSGTALAGLTTAQSTLPPSATNGFTYAQEGTGLATRIEFQGLDNLRNNAELAINRAELLIPVKQFSNGLFSYPNGLYLYEVNSANQVLTRTVGATVAERMVQQEGLDKNGARLTPTRTDFPVSASIPAGQDPVQYYSVSITEYLQAYLQNRLDGELPSGLILSPVLRANLSLGLSRAQLDANNIKLRVYYSKLR; this is translated from the coding sequence ATGAATTGGCCAACTAGCGCCAGCCGACTCGCTTCGGTTTCCCTTTTTGCCGTTTCCCTGCTCGGATTTGCTACTGGCTGCGAAAAAGCCAGCGACCTGGGTCTCGAGCTTCCCGGCACCTCTCCCATTACCGCTAGCTACCTCGATCTGCCAGTGACGGCTTCCACTGTGCGGCAGCAACCCGTAGAAACGGTGAAAGCTGACCACATTCTGGTAGGCCGGGTGCGCGACTCCTTCGTTGGCACCACGGCCGCTAGTGGCTTCCTGAACCTGCTGGTCATCAGCAGTGATACGGTGCCGTCTACGTTTACGGCTCTCAGGCTGGACTCAGCTGTCATCAGTCTGCCTTTTGATCAGATATACGGCTCAGCGGCTCAACCCCTGCGACTCGATCTGAAAGATTTGCAGCAGCCGCTGGATGAGCGGGCAGTGTACAACTCTGCCTCAACGGTAGCAACGGGCACCAGCCTGCTGACAAATTTTGAAGCCCCGCTTAACCGCAACAGGCTGGTTAAGCAGCGTGTTGCCTCTGGCAACAGCGGTGATACGACCACTACGGTAACCACCGCCTTGGTGCCTGACCGCGTAGTGCGCATCCGCATGCAGAAGTATCCGGCTACGGCCACGTTGGCTAACTCCGTGTTTGCGGCCCTAAAGGACGGAACTCCTTCTCAAAGCAAGCTGGACGCCGTCTGGAAGGGTTTGGCTCTGCAGCCTTCCGCCGGGCATCTGGGCAGTATTGCTGGCTTCACCAGCAACACAAGCGCCAACGTAAGCTTTTATTACACCGGCACTTCTACCACCGGCAAAGTACGCACCCGGCAATACCGGTTGCTGCTGGCCCACGGCCTTTCTTCAGTTCCGGGCAAATACTTCACGCAGGTGAACACGGATTTGAGTGGTACTGCCCTCGCAGGCCTTACCACTGCTCAGTCCACCCTGCCCCCCAGCGCAACCAATGGCTTCACGTACGCTCAGGAAGGAACTGGATTGGCTACCCGCATTGAGTTTCAGGGGCTGGACAACCTTCGGAATAACGCTGAATTGGCTATTAACCGGGCCGAGCTGCTCATTCCGGTAAAGCAGTTCAGCAACGGACTGTTCTCTTACCCGAATGGCTTGTACCTATATGAGGTTAACAGTGCCAATCAGGTACTGACCCGCACCGTGGGGGCCACCGTTGCGGAGCGTATGGTACAGCAGGAAGGCTTGGACAAAAACGGAGCGCGCCTAACGCCTACCCGAACCGATTTTCCGGTATCGGCATCCATTCCGGCCGGCCAGGACCCTGTGCAGTATTACTCCGTTTCCATCACTGAATACCTGCAGGCCTACCTGCAAAACCGACTGGACGGGGAATTACCAAGTGGCCTGATTCTGTCGCCGGTACTCCGGGCTAATCTGAGTCTTGGGCTTAGCCGGGCCCAACTGGATGCCAACAACATCAAGTTGCGCGTATACTACTCCAAGCTGCGTTAA
- a CDS encoding helix-turn-helix domain-containing protein, which translates to MEDYNKVIESLGVRYIKAKNLVLQQPFTVRNSYDVGNNLILLHKGRLSFGDEEQLVEEGEMLFIPGGRATKVTYGEPSSKSITNDDLITNKDKFFHSNSDLDLIGDAEESHSFVSFEAKVFDSVNFFASLDVPAFLITGNSKLANLVIKVVEESLQELPGRERLITIYTENIVVEIVRYILKNKMFVEQLATNSTYFKDPRLIDLFNYIKENIGGDLSNKVLSGVANVSEDYVGQYFKMLTGINPQDYIEYQRMERAVFLLRTTKKSIRDIGKEVGYKDTAYFCRRFKMMFGIPAGKMRRRESAMNI; encoded by the coding sequence ATGGAAGATTATAATAAAGTGATAGAGTCGCTGGGTGTTCGCTACATCAAAGCGAAAAACCTGGTATTACAGCAGCCGTTCACCGTCCGTAATTCCTACGACGTCGGTAATAACCTGATTCTGCTGCATAAAGGTCGGTTGTCTTTCGGCGACGAGGAGCAACTGGTAGAGGAAGGCGAAATGCTCTTTATTCCCGGCGGCCGTGCCACCAAGGTGACCTACGGTGAGCCGTCGAGCAAGAGCATCACCAACGACGACCTGATTACCAATAAGGACAAGTTCTTTCACTCCAATTCCGACCTCGACCTCATCGGCGACGCGGAGGAAAGCCACTCGTTCGTGAGTTTTGAGGCCAAGGTGTTTGATTCGGTAAACTTCTTTGCTTCCCTGGATGTACCGGCGTTCCTCATTACCGGCAACTCCAAGCTGGCGAATCTGGTGATTAAGGTGGTAGAAGAAAGCCTGCAGGAACTGCCCGGCCGCGAGCGGCTGATTACGATTTACACCGAGAATATTGTGGTGGAAATTGTGCGCTACATTCTGAAAAACAAGATGTTCGTGGAGCAGCTGGCCACCAACAGCACGTACTTCAAGGACCCGCGCCTCATCGACCTGTTCAACTACATCAAGGAGAACATCGGCGGCGACCTGTCGAACAAGGTGTTGTCGGGCGTGGCCAACGTGAGCGAGGACTATGTGGGTCAGTACTTCAAGATGCTCACCGGCATCAACCCGCAGGATTACATCGAGTACCAGCGCATGGAGCGCGCCGTATTCCTGCTGCGTACCACCAAGAAAAGCATCCGTGACATCGGCAAAGAGGTGGGCTATAAGGACACCGCCTACTTCTGCCGCCGTTTCAAGATGATGTTTGGTATTCCGGCCGGTAAGATGCGGCGCCGTGAGTCGGCCATGAACATCTAA
- the panC gene encoding pantoate--beta-alanine ligase codes for MEILNTAAALQARTETWRREGKRIGLVPTMGALHEGHLQLVRAAAQECEVVVVSIFVNPTQFNNPDDFRLYPRLPEADAALLDPAGCTALFLPSVEEMYPQPTVLRFDFGPLERVMEGEHRPGHFNGVATVVSKLFHLSRPHRAYFGQKDFQQVAVVRQLVQDLSFDLDLVAYPTIREADGLAMSSRNRRLDAPARAMAPRLYQALQLAETLVCEKAVSPAEVKAAAAGFLAEEPAIALEYLAVVDAQTLQPLTEWQPGHPVALCLAAHLGGVRLIDNIVVN; via the coding sequence ATGGAGATACTGAATACCGCCGCCGCGTTGCAAGCCCGGACCGAAACTTGGCGCCGTGAGGGAAAACGCATTGGCCTAGTGCCTACCATGGGGGCCCTGCACGAGGGACATTTGCAGCTGGTGCGCGCTGCGGCACAGGAATGCGAGGTGGTTGTGGTGAGCATTTTTGTGAACCCAACCCAGTTCAATAACCCCGATGACTTCCGGCTGTATCCACGCCTGCCTGAGGCGGATGCAGCCCTGCTAGACCCGGCAGGCTGCACGGCGCTATTTCTGCCCTCGGTAGAGGAAATGTATCCGCAGCCTACGGTTCTGCGGTTTGATTTCGGGCCGCTGGAACGGGTGATGGAAGGGGAGCACCGGCCGGGGCACTTCAACGGAGTAGCCACGGTAGTCAGCAAGCTGTTTCACCTGAGCCGGCCGCACCGGGCGTACTTCGGGCAGAAGGATTTTCAGCAGGTAGCGGTAGTGCGCCAGTTGGTGCAGGATTTGTCGTTTGATCTGGATTTGGTGGCGTATCCAACCATCCGGGAGGCGGACGGGCTGGCTATGTCCTCGCGTAACCGCCGGCTCGATGCCCCGGCCCGGGCAATGGCTCCCCGACTGTATCAGGCCTTGCAGCTCGCCGAAACACTAGTGTGTGAAAAGGCGGTAAGTCCGGCGGAGGTGAAAGCCGCCGCCGCTGGCTTTTTGGCGGAAGAACCAGCTATTGCCCTGGAATATCTGGCCGTAGTGGATGCGCAAACCCTGCAGCCACTGACGGAATGGCAGCCTGGTCACCCGGTGGCGTTGTGTCTGGCCGCGCATCTGGGCGGCGTCCGGCTCATTGATAATATCGTGGTAAACTGA
- a CDS encoding lysylphosphatidylglycerol synthase transmembrane domain-containing protein → MKQLFNVIKYTLLLAVSGLLMWYALQGQNLSRIGEYVRSANYAWLVLTMALSVLGYFSRAYRWKMQIDPTGHKPAYWDVYHAMMVGYLANMVLPRMGEVIRCSVLRRTSGVPVQVALGTVVTERVIDVLVLLGLLGTTLLLDFNTFWSFVTDKVLGGRYDALARNRTPLLLALGIAVVLVLGLAYAVFRNLERLRQNALFNKAMSFVKGVLAGAFSILKLEHKGTFLLHTFFTWAVYYLMDYLAFFAFPATYDLGMRAALAVLTFGAFGMAAPVAGGIGPFHVMVQGILLAYGVSKEAGIAYALVVHGSQTLLVVVMGGISFLASMMKSGKKVVLPEGVAA, encoded by the coding sequence ATGAAGCAACTCTTCAACGTTATCAAGTACACGCTGCTGCTGGCTGTTTCGGGGCTGCTGATGTGGTATGCCCTGCAGGGCCAGAACCTGAGCCGCATCGGGGAATACGTGCGCAGTGCTAACTATGCGTGGCTGGTATTGACGATGGCGCTGTCGGTGCTGGGCTATTTCAGCCGGGCGTACCGCTGGAAAATGCAGATTGACCCCACCGGCCACAAGCCGGCCTACTGGGATGTATACCACGCCATGATGGTGGGCTACCTTGCCAACATGGTGCTGCCGCGCATGGGGGAGGTAATCCGGTGCTCGGTGCTGCGGCGCACCAGTGGCGTACCGGTACAGGTAGCGTTGGGTACGGTGGTAACGGAGCGGGTAATTGATGTGCTGGTGCTGCTTGGGCTACTGGGAACCACGCTGCTGCTCGATTTCAACACGTTCTGGTCGTTTGTGACGGATAAAGTGCTGGGTGGCCGCTACGATGCGCTGGCCCGCAACCGTACCCCGCTGCTGCTGGCTTTGGGTATTGCGGTGGTGCTGGTGCTGGGGTTGGCTTACGCGGTATTCCGCAACTTGGAGCGGCTGCGCCAGAACGCCCTGTTCAATAAAGCCATGAGCTTCGTGAAAGGAGTGTTAGCCGGAGCATTCAGCATCCTGAAGCTGGAGCACAAGGGCACCTTCCTGCTGCATACGTTCTTTACCTGGGCCGTTTATTACCTCATGGATTACCTGGCTTTCTTTGCCTTCCCAGCTACCTACGACTTAGGCATGCGGGCGGCCCTGGCGGTCCTCACGTTTGGGGCGTTTGGCATGGCCGCGCCGGTGGCGGGTGGTATTGGCCCGTTTCACGTAATGGTGCAAGGTATTCTGCTGGCGTATGGCGTGAGCAAAGAAGCTGGTATTGCCTATGCACTGGTGGTACACGGCTCCCAAACGCTGCTGGTCGTTGTGATGGGCGGCATCAGCTTTCTGGCCAGCATGATGAAATCGGGCAAAAAGGTGGTGTTACCGGAAGGAGTAGCCGCGTAA
- the panD gene encoding aspartate 1-decarboxylase, translating into MHIEVLKSKIHRVKVTQAELHYVGSITIDEDLLDAANMVENEKVTIVNINNGERFETYTIKGERGSGMICLNGPAARRVAVGDIVIIISYALIDFAEAKAHQPTVIFPDQHNRVA; encoded by the coding sequence ATGCATATCGAGGTTCTCAAGTCTAAAATTCACCGCGTGAAGGTTACGCAGGCGGAGCTGCACTACGTGGGCAGCATCACCATCGATGAGGACCTGCTGGACGCGGCCAACATGGTGGAAAACGAGAAGGTCACCATTGTCAATATCAATAATGGGGAGCGGTTCGAAACCTACACAATTAAAGGGGAGCGAGGCTCGGGCATGATTTGCCTGAATGGGCCGGCCGCGCGCCGGGTGGCAGTTGGCGACATCGTCATCATCATCTCCTACGCCCTGATTGACTTTGCCGAGGCAAAGGCCCACCAACCTACCGTCATTTTCCCGGACCAGCATAACCGGGTAGCGTAA
- a CDS encoding geranylgeranylglyceryl/heptaprenylglyceryl phosphate synthase codes for MRLTSLHDALSNRRKHGQKSLAVLLDPDNLDEDGCRQLLELSEQHTVDYFFMGGSLVLTARQDALIRFIKSHSTVPVLLFPSHSLHLDDQADGILLLSLISGRNPDFLIGQHVIAAPLLRQSNLQILPTGYMLVDTGRQTTASYISGTTPLPHDKPSIAACTAMAGEQLGLRLMYLDGGSGAMYPVSSAMIRAVRQAVDVPLIVGGGINTTEKAQAALQAGADVIVIGNQIEKDPSFLSEMSRTVRLFNQEHGFSRVEADSSDFVGGSVH; via the coding sequence ATGCGCCTCACCAGCCTGCATGATGCTTTAAGTAACCGCCGAAAGCACGGCCAAAAGTCACTGGCCGTATTACTCGACCCCGATAACCTGGACGAAGATGGCTGCCGGCAGTTGCTTGAGCTGAGTGAACAACACACCGTTGATTACTTTTTTATGGGAGGCAGCCTGGTGCTTACAGCACGTCAGGATGCCCTCATTCGTTTTATCAAAAGCCACTCAACGGTGCCGGTGCTCCTGTTTCCTAGCCACAGCCTCCATCTCGATGATCAGGCCGATGGCATTTTGTTGTTGTCCCTCATTTCAGGCCGAAACCCCGATTTCCTGATCGGGCAGCACGTTATTGCCGCGCCGCTGCTACGCCAGAGCAACCTCCAGATACTGCCCACGGGCTACATGCTGGTAGATACCGGACGTCAAACTACCGCCAGTTACATCAGCGGTACCACGCCCCTACCCCACGACAAGCCCTCTATTGCAGCCTGCACGGCCATGGCCGGTGAGCAGCTCGGGCTGCGCCTGATGTATCTTGACGGTGGCAGCGGTGCTATGTATCCCGTCTCGTCGGCCATGATCCGGGCCGTACGCCAGGCCGTGGACGTGCCGCTGATAGTAGGTGGCGGTATTAACACAACGGAGAAGGCCCAAGCCGCTCTCCAGGCCGGTGCCGATGTCATTGTCATCGGCAACCAGATTGAGAAGGACCCTAGCTTCCTGTCCGAAATGTCACGCACAGTTCGCCTGTTCAATCAGGAACACGGATTTTCACGGGTTGAGGCTGATTCATCGGATTTTGTGGGAGGCTCCGTGCATTAG